The following are from one region of the Epinephelus fuscoguttatus linkage group LG11, E.fuscoguttatus.final_Chr_v1 genome:
- the cgrrf1 gene encoding cell growth regulator with RING finger domain protein 1 isoform X3 — MAAVFLVTLYEYSPLFYISVVSLCFVVTAAMVLGWFGFDVPVILRSADETESLLPTPEKQMVQMTNPFILEMGSGPASVTDGVSVRPRCLEPCVLNCFWGCEVSALQGALQAHQHGLLLSTSQYFQEALHFRYHHYQSFHISSEDTVEYHTQIPADQGIRDFGPLPREHYPLVVVLTLAEPDARDSYNIVASVTVIHVPDDKYSLSARVLFQYLLTSKRNMYELKVSPPTR; from the exons ATGGCAGCGGTCTTCTTGGTGACCTTGTACGAGTATTCCCCATTGTTTTACATTAGTGTGGTTTCTTTGTGTTTCGTTGTTACCGCCGCCATGGTGCTGGGCTG GTTTGGCTTTGATGTCCCAGTGATCCTTCGCAGCGCAGATGAGACAGAGTCCCTCCTACCAACCCCTGAGAAGCAAATGGTCCAGATGACCAATCCCTTCATCCTGGAGATGGGCTCTGGGCCGGCATCTGTCACTG ATGGTGTGTCAGTGAGGCCCCGCTGTCTGGAGCCCTGTGTCCTGAACTGCTTCTGGGGCTGTGAGGTCAGTGCCCTGCAGGGAGCGCTGCAGGCCCACCAGCATGGCCTGCTGCTCAGCACCTCCCAGTATTTCCAGGAGGCCCTGCACTTCCGCTACCACCACTACCAGAGCTTCCA TATCAGCAGTGAAGACACAGTGGAATATCACACACAGATTCCTGCTGACCAGGGGATCAGAGATTTTGGGCCATTGCCAAGGGAACACTACCCTCTTGTGGTTGTGCTGACGCTGGCAGAGCCGGACGCCAGAGACTCGTACAACATT GTGGCCAGTGTGACAGTTATTCATGTTCCGGATGACAAATACAGCCTTTCTGCACGGGTTCTCTTTCAGTACCTCCTCACCTCAAAAAGAAATATGTACGAGTTAAAG gTATCTCCACCTACAAGATAA
- the cgrrf1 gene encoding cell growth regulator with RING finger domain protein 1 isoform X2, which produces MAAVFLVTLFGFDVPVILRSADETESLLPTPEKQMVQMTNPFILEMGSGPASVTDGVSVRPRCLEPCVLNCFWGCEVSALQGALQAHQHGLLLSTSQYFQEALHFRYHHYQSFHISSEDTVEYHTQIPADQGIRDFGPLPREHYPLVVVLTLAEPDARDSYNIVASVTVIHVPDDKYSLSARVLFQYLLTSKRNMYELKPLFMSADSGGASEPPASEQSTQPSKPNAEATRVEQSPVLQEEEEEEEDWSKGRGRDCVVCQNAAVNRVLLPCRHACVCDSCVSHFQHCPICRAFVSESFILTQGSAARQRLHI; this is translated from the exons ATGGCAGCGGTCTTCTTGGTGACCTT GTTTGGCTTTGATGTCCCAGTGATCCTTCGCAGCGCAGATGAGACAGAGTCCCTCCTACCAACCCCTGAGAAGCAAATGGTCCAGATGACCAATCCCTTCATCCTGGAGATGGGCTCTGGGCCGGCATCTGTCACTG ATGGTGTGTCAGTGAGGCCCCGCTGTCTGGAGCCCTGTGTCCTGAACTGCTTCTGGGGCTGTGAGGTCAGTGCCCTGCAGGGAGCGCTGCAGGCCCACCAGCATGGCCTGCTGCTCAGCACCTCCCAGTATTTCCAGGAGGCCCTGCACTTCCGCTACCACCACTACCAGAGCTTCCA TATCAGCAGTGAAGACACAGTGGAATATCACACACAGATTCCTGCTGACCAGGGGATCAGAGATTTTGGGCCATTGCCAAGGGAACACTACCCTCTTGTGGTTGTGCTGACGCTGGCAGAGCCGGACGCCAGAGACTCGTACAACATT GTGGCCAGTGTGACAGTTATTCATGTTCCGGATGACAAATACAGCCTTTCTGCACGGGTTCTCTTTCAGTACCTCCTCACCTCAAAAAGAAATATGTACGAGTTAAAG CCTCTCTTCATGTCAGCTGACAGTGGGGGGGCATCTGAGCCTCCTGCCTCAGAGCAGAGTACCCAGCCAAGTAAGCCCAATGCTGAGGCCACCAGAGTGGAGCAGAGTCCAgtcctgcaggaggaggaggaggaggaggaggactggtcaaaggggagagggagagactgtgtggtCTGTCAGAACGCAGCAGTGAACAGGGTATTGCTGCCCTGCAGAcacgcctgtgtgtgtgacagctgtgtgtcacactTCCAACACTGCCCCATCTGTAGGGCCTTCGTCTCGGAGTCCTTCATCCTGACACAGGGATCAGCTGCACGACAACGACTCCATATTTAA
- the cgrrf1 gene encoding cell growth regulator with RING finger domain protein 1 isoform X1, producing MAAVFLVTLYEYSPLFYISVVSLCFVVTAAMVLGWFGFDVPVILRSADETESLLPTPEKQMVQMTNPFILEMGSGPASVTDGVSVRPRCLEPCVLNCFWGCEVSALQGALQAHQHGLLLSTSQYFQEALHFRYHHYQSFHISSEDTVEYHTQIPADQGIRDFGPLPREHYPLVVVLTLAEPDARDSYNIVASVTVIHVPDDKYSLSARVLFQYLLTSKRNMYELKPLFMSADSGGASEPPASEQSTQPSKPNAEATRVEQSPVLQEEEEEEEDWSKGRGRDCVVCQNAAVNRVLLPCRHACVCDSCVSHFQHCPICRAFVSESFILTQGSAARQRLHI from the exons ATGGCAGCGGTCTTCTTGGTGACCTTGTACGAGTATTCCCCATTGTTTTACATTAGTGTGGTTTCTTTGTGTTTCGTTGTTACCGCCGCCATGGTGCTGGGCTG GTTTGGCTTTGATGTCCCAGTGATCCTTCGCAGCGCAGATGAGACAGAGTCCCTCCTACCAACCCCTGAGAAGCAAATGGTCCAGATGACCAATCCCTTCATCCTGGAGATGGGCTCTGGGCCGGCATCTGTCACTG ATGGTGTGTCAGTGAGGCCCCGCTGTCTGGAGCCCTGTGTCCTGAACTGCTTCTGGGGCTGTGAGGTCAGTGCCCTGCAGGGAGCGCTGCAGGCCCACCAGCATGGCCTGCTGCTCAGCACCTCCCAGTATTTCCAGGAGGCCCTGCACTTCCGCTACCACCACTACCAGAGCTTCCA TATCAGCAGTGAAGACACAGTGGAATATCACACACAGATTCCTGCTGACCAGGGGATCAGAGATTTTGGGCCATTGCCAAGGGAACACTACCCTCTTGTGGTTGTGCTGACGCTGGCAGAGCCGGACGCCAGAGACTCGTACAACATT GTGGCCAGTGTGACAGTTATTCATGTTCCGGATGACAAATACAGCCTTTCTGCACGGGTTCTCTTTCAGTACCTCCTCACCTCAAAAAGAAATATGTACGAGTTAAAG CCTCTCTTCATGTCAGCTGACAGTGGGGGGGCATCTGAGCCTCCTGCCTCAGAGCAGAGTACCCAGCCAAGTAAGCCCAATGCTGAGGCCACCAGAGTGGAGCAGAGTCCAgtcctgcaggaggaggaggaggaggaggaggactggtcaaaggggagagggagagactgtgtggtCTGTCAGAACGCAGCAGTGAACAGGGTATTGCTGCCCTGCAGAcacgcctgtgtgtgtgacagctgtgtgtcacactTCCAACACTGCCCCATCTGTAGGGCCTTCGTCTCGGAGTCCTTCATCCTGACACAGGGATCAGCTGCACGACAACGACTCCATATTTAA